A genomic region of Planococcus kocurii contains the following coding sequences:
- the rpsP gene encoding 30S ribosomal protein S16: MAVKIRLKRMGAKKSPFYRIVVADSRAPRDGRQIQTVGTYNPLTVPAEVKIDEEQVLKWLHDGAKPSDTVRNLFSQKGIMEKFHNEKLNK, encoded by the coding sequence ATGGCAGTAAAAATTCGCTTGAAACGTATGGGAGCTAAAAAATCTCCTTTTTACCGTATTGTAGTAGCTGACTCACGTGCTCCACGTGACGGCCGTCAAATCCAGACAGTAGGTACTTACAACCCACTGACAGTTCCAGCTGAAGTTAAGATCGACGAAGAGCAAGTATTGAAATGGCTTCATGATGGTGCAAAACCATCTGATACTGTACGTAACTTGTTTTCTCAAAAAGGCATTATGGAGAAATTCCATAACGAAAAACTAAACAAATAA
- a CDS encoding KH domain-containing protein: MRQLIESIVKPLVDYPEEVRVVTDENASRIVYKLSVHPEDTGKVIGKQGRVAKAVRSIVYSAAGGYHKKKTYLDIVD, encoded by the coding sequence ATGAGGCAGCTGATTGAGAGCATTGTCAAACCGTTAGTTGATTATCCGGAAGAAGTTCGCGTCGTTACTGACGAAAACGCAAGCCGAATTGTCTACAAGCTTTCTGTGCATCCAGAGGATACAGGGAAAGTGATCGGGAAGCAGGGGCGTGTAGCGAAAGCTGTTCGTTCAATTGTGTACTCAGCAGCAGGTGGTTATCATAAGAAAAAAACGTATCTCGATATTGTTGATTAA
- the rimM gene encoding ribosome maturation factor RimM (Essential for efficient processing of 16S rRNA): MQWFNVGKIVNTHGIRGEVRVLSRTDFPEERFAVGTKLGLFMPDAKKPIMVKIASQRRHKNFELLTFEGYPYINDVEPFKESYLRISEHDLTELEDNAYYHHEILGCTVFSTEGQELGKISEILETGANDVWEVTPESGKKHYIPYTEEIVQEIDIDQKKVVIEVIEGLLS, encoded by the coding sequence ATGCAATGGTTTAATGTAGGAAAGATTGTCAATACACACGGAATTCGTGGCGAAGTACGTGTTTTATCGCGTACGGATTTTCCAGAAGAACGCTTTGCAGTTGGGACGAAGCTCGGGCTTTTCATGCCGGATGCAAAAAAACCAATCATGGTAAAAATCGCCAGTCAGCGCCGACATAAAAACTTTGAGTTACTAACTTTTGAGGGTTATCCATATATCAATGACGTAGAGCCGTTTAAAGAATCTTATTTGCGAATTTCTGAACATGATTTGACTGAACTAGAAGATAATGCGTATTACCATCATGAAATTTTGGGGTGCACAGTGTTTTCAACCGAAGGGCAAGAACTCGGAAAGATCAGTGAAATTTTGGAAACTGGTGCCAATGACGTTTGGGAAGTTACACCTGAGTCGGGGAAGAAGCATTATATTCCTTACACTGAAGAAATCGTCCAAGAAATTGATATTGACCAAAAGAAAGTCGTGATCGAAGTAATAGAAGGGTTATTGTCTTGA
- the trmD gene encoding tRNA (guanosine(37)-N1)-methyltransferase TrmD, with translation MNINVLSLFPPMFEGVFQHSIMKKAQDKNAVSLNVVDIREFADNKRQVDDYPFGGGAGMVLKPEPIFNAVESLTTNSKPRVILMCPQGERFTQQKAEELANEQELVFICGHYEGYDERIREHLVTDEISIGDFVLTGGELAAMTVIDSVVRLLPGVLGNADSPIRDSFSTGLLEHPQYTRPADFRGWKVPDVLTSGNHGKVDQWREEQTLKRTLERRPDLLEHIELDDKQKKIIAQLKK, from the coding sequence ATGAACATAAATGTTCTATCGTTATTTCCGCCGATGTTTGAAGGGGTCTTTCAACATTCAATTATGAAAAAAGCGCAGGATAAAAATGCAGTTAGTTTAAACGTTGTGGACATTCGTGAATTTGCCGATAACAAACGCCAAGTTGATGATTACCCATTTGGTGGCGGAGCAGGAATGGTTCTAAAACCAGAACCGATTTTCAATGCGGTTGAAAGTCTCACGACAAACAGCAAACCACGCGTTATTTTAATGTGTCCACAAGGTGAGCGCTTTACGCAGCAAAAAGCTGAAGAGTTAGCAAACGAACAGGAACTAGTATTTATTTGCGGACATTACGAGGGCTATGATGAACGAATTCGAGAACATTTGGTCACAGATGAAATTTCAATTGGAGACTTTGTGCTAACCGGAGGAGAACTTGCAGCCATGACGGTCATTGATAGTGTCGTTAGACTGCTTCCTGGGGTGCTAGGTAACGCCGATTCGCCAATTCGCGACTCATTCTCTACAGGACTTCTAGAGCACCCGCAATACACCCGTCCTGCCGATTTCAGAGGCTGGAAAGTACCAGATGTCTTAACTTCCGGTAATCACGGTAAAGTTGATCAATGGCGCGAAGAACAAACCTTAAAACGGACGCTTGAAAGACGGCCAGATCTGCTCGAACACATCGAGTTGGATGACAAACAGAAAAAAATAATCGCCCAATTAAAGAAATGA
- the rplS gene encoding 50S ribosomal protein L19: MQNIITEITKEQIRTDLPTFRPGDTVRVHVKVVEGTRERIQVYEGVVIGRRGGGISESFTVRKISYGVGVERTFPVHTPKIAQLEVTRRGKVRRAKLYYLRDLRGKAARIKEIR, encoded by the coding sequence ATGCAAAACATTATTACAGAAATCACTAAAGAACAAATTCGTACGGATCTTCCAACGTTCCGTCCTGGAGACACTGTTCGCGTCCACGTTAAAGTTGTTGAGGGTACACGCGAACGTATTCAGGTATACGAAGGAGTCGTAATTGGCCGTCGCGGAGGCGGAATCAGTGAGTCATTCACTGTTCGCAAAATCTCTTACGGTGTTGGTGTTGAGCGTACATTCCCTGTACACACACCAAAAATTGCACAACTTGAAGTTACCCGTCGTGGTAAAGTTCGTCGTGCTAAATTGTATTACTTGCGTGACCTACGCGGTAAAGCAGCTCGTATCAAAGAAATTCGATAA